The region CCGCGATCCGCACCGAGGTCGGCGAGGCCGCCTTCACGGCGGGCAAGTGGACCGAGGCGTACGACCTGCTGCTGCGCGCCGCCCTGGACGCCGAGTACGTCGACTTCCTGACCCTGCCCGCCTACGAGCAGTTGGCGGACTGAGCCGGGCGGACCGCCCCGGACCGTCAGGTCGTGGTCCGGGGCGGTGCCGCCGTGCCCGGTGGGGACACGGCCACCGGTCGGGGGCCGTCCCTCCCCGACCGGTCGTCGCGGTCAGCCGGTCAGGCCGGCGATCCTGGCCAGGCGGCGCGCCTGCGCGCGGGTGAGGCGGGCGATCGCGTCCTCGTCCACCCGGGTCAGCCGGCCCTGTTCCACCACGGGGCGGCCGTTGACCAGCGAGAGGGTGACCGGGGCCGCGGCGCCGAGGACCAGGGCGGCCACCGGGTCGGCGATCGACGCGTGGCCGAGGCCGTCCAGCTTCCACAGCACCAGGTCGGCGAGCTTGCCCGGCTCCAACGAGCCGATCTCGGCGGCCCTGCCCAGGACTTGGGCGCCGCCGTAGGTGCCGAGCCGCAGCGCCTGCCGGGCGTTCAGCGCCTTCTCGCCACCGCCGAGGCGGTTGATGAGCAGCGCGTTGCGCAACTCGGTGTGCAGCTCGCCGGATTCGTTGGACGCGGTGCCGTCCACGCCCAGGCCGACCGGGACGCCCGCGGCGAGCATGTCGGGGACCCGGGCGATGCCGGCCGCGAGCCGGGCGTTGGAGGACGGGCAGTGGGCGACGCCGGTGCCGGTGCGGGCGAAGGCGGCGATGTCGGAGTCGTTCATGTGGACGCAGTGCGCCATCCACACGTCGTCGCCGAGCCAGCCGGCGGACTCGAAGTAGTCGGTCGGCCCCATGCCGAACAGCTCGTGGCAGAACTTCTCCTCCTCCACCGTCTCGCTGCCGTGGGTGTGCAGGCGTACGCCCTTGCGGCGGGCCAGCACCGCGGCCTCGCGCAGCAGTCCGGTCGAGACCGAGAACGGCGAGCAGGGCGCGGCGGCGATGTGCAGCATCGACCCGAAGGACGCGTCGTGGTGGGTGTCGATGGCGGCCTCGGTGGCCAGCAGCGCGCCCTCGGTGGTCTCCACGGCGAAGTCCGGCGGCAGCCCGCCGTCGCTCTTGCCGCGGTCCATCGAGCCGCGGGCGGCGGTGAAGCGCACCCCGGTCTCGGCGGCGGCCCTGATCTCGGCGCCGAGCAGGTCGCCGGTGCCGCGCGGGAAGACGTAGTGGTGGTCCATGGCGGTGGTGACGCCGCCGCGGGCCATCATCGCCAGCGACCCGGCGGCGCCCGCGTGGACGATGTCCTCGTCGATCCGCGCCCATACCGGGTACAGCTCGACCAGCCAGTCGAAGAGGTTGCTGTCCTGGGCGAGGCCACGGGTGAGCCACTGGTAGAAGTGGTGGTGGGTGTTGACCAGGCCGGGGGTGGCCAGGTGCCCGGTGCCGTCGATCCGCCGGGTCACACCGGCGAGACCGGCGGGGGCGGGTCCCGCGCCCACCGACTCGATGACGTTCCCCGCGACGACGATGTGCCCGGTGCCGTATTCGGTGCCGGCCGCGTCCACGGTGGCGACGGCGCAGTTCTCGATGACGATGCGCCCGGCGCCGGGCTCCGCACCCGTCCCGGTCGTCCCGGCGCCGGCTTCCGCACTGGTCTCGGTCATGGTGTCCGCGCCTCTCAGTCCGTCACCGGGATGCCGGCCTCGGCGCCGTCGCGCAGCACCGTGCCCTCGATCAGCCCGTAGGGGCGGTCGGCGGCCAGATAGACCTCGTTGTCGTTCTTCAGGCCGAAGGGCGCCAGGTCGGCGAGGAAGTGGTGCTTGTTCGGCAGCGACAGCCGCACCTCGTCGATCGCGGCGGTCCCCGTGCTGTTGTCGATGACCCGCGAGCCCATCGCGAACAGCGTCTGCTGGAGCGAGAGCGAGTACGTCTCGGCGAACGCGCCCAGCAGGTCGCCGCGCACCGCCGCGTACGACTCCTCCCAGTCCGGCACGTCCTGCTCGCCGCCGGTCCAGCCGAACCGCCAGCGGGCGTTGACCTCGGTGGCGAGGATCCGGTCGTGCGTCTCCTTGAGCGTGGTGTAGCCGTCCTTGGCGAAGCCCCAGAACTCCGAGTCGGTCGAGTTGAGCACCACCAGGCCGGCGAGACCGGAGATGACCTGCCAGCGCTCGCCGTCGAAGGCGACCTCGGTGGTGCGGGTCTCCTGGCCCTTGCGGACGAACGAGTGCTCGCCGCGGTCCGCGCCGCCGGCCGGGATGCGCTCCCAGGCGTACTCCTCGATACGTATCCGCGCCCGGTGGACCGGCTGCCGGCTGGTCACGAAGTGCCGGGCCAGATGGATGCCGAACGCCTCGGCGGAGTCGATGCCGTGTTCCTTGGCGAAGGCGAAGACGGTGTTCTTGGTGGTGTCGGTGGGCAGCACGTTCGCGTTCGACCCGGACAGGTGGACCTCGTCCATGTCGCCGGACAGCGCGACCGAGACGTTCAGGTCCTTGATGTGGTGGGTGTCGCCGTCGCGGGTGACGCGGACAACGCGGTTCTCCGCCTTGCCGTACTGGTTCTGGCCGAGCATCGTGGGCATGTCGCTAGCTCCCTCGGTATACGGAGTAGCCGAACGGGTTGAGCAGCAGCGGTACGTGGAAATGCTCGCCCGGGACGACGGCGAAGACCACCGCGACCTCGGGGAAGAAGGCTCCGCTGTCCCTTGGACCGTGGTCCGTGCGGGGGGCGTCCTGCTGGGCCTCGGCTGGATGGGCGTGACGTGCGAGGTACGGCGCCACCTCGAAGCGCAGCCGTACGTGGGTGGCGGCCTCCGGCAGCGCGGGCAGGTCCTTGCAGCGGCCGTCCGGGTCGGTCGCGGACGTGCCGTGCGGCTCCCACGGCGCGTCAGGGCCGGTGCGGACCGACAGCGTGACGGCCACTCCCCCGGCGGGGCGGCCCGCGCTGGTGTCCAGGACGTGGGTGGACACGGATGTCATGAGGGGTCCTCCTGCGCGGTCGCCGCGAGCCTGCCGAGCCTGATCCGGTTGATCTTTCCCAGTTCGGCGCGGACGATCTCGCGCTCGGTGCCCTCGTCATTGCCGAGCCGCGCTTCGAGCGCGGCCCTGATCCGCGCGCCGGTCGCCCCGGTGGCGCAGATCAGGAAGACATGGCCGTGGGCTTCCTGGTAGGCGAGGTTGAGCGCGAGCAGTTCGGCACGCTCCGACGCCTCGACACCGCTCTGCTCACGGGCCGAGGCCGGGTCGCCCGGGGTGGGGCGGCCGATCGGCGGGTGCCCGGCCATCGCCTCGCGCAGGTCGGCGGCGGTCAGCGCCGCCATGGCCGTGTCGCTCGCCGCGAGCAGGCCGTCGAGCCGGTCGTACGGCCGCCGCGCGGCCACCGCCGCGCCCCACGCGACGCTGGCGCACACCTCGTGCAGCAGGGCGGCAGCGGCGGGGGCGGTGGCCGCGTTGAGCCGGGCAAGGCCCGGCGAGGCGCTGGAAGTCACACCCGCACGCTAGGAGCCGCCGCGCGTCAGCGTCAACAGTTTGTTGAAAACTTCTGGTTACGGCGCCGGCGGCCGTACGGCGTCACTGGCTGTCGCGGGCGGCGTTCTCCCTGTTCAGGTAGTTGTAGACGGTGAAGCGGCTGACGCCGAGCGCCGAGGCCACGATCTCCACACCGTGCCGCACCGAGAAGGCGCCGCGCTCCTCCAGGATCCGCACCACCTGCTGCTTCTCCTTGCGGCCCAGCTCAGGCAGCGGCCCGTGCCTGCGCCGCAGGTCGGCCAGCAGGTGGTCGAGTGAATCGGCCAGGTGGGGCAGCCGTACCGCGACGACCGGCGCGCCCTCCCAGCTGAGCACCACATCGTCGCCGCGCGCCTGCGCGGGCGCGACCAACTCGCCGCCCATCGCGTCCACCAGCGGCTTGACCGCCTCGGCGAAGGGGTGCGCCGGCCCGTCCGCGGCGCTCATGCGCCGTCCTCCCCCAGCGCGCTGACCTGGAGTGAGACCCGGGTGGCGCCGGCCGCCAGAGTACGCCGCAGCAGCTCGCCGACCGCCGCGACGACCTCGTCGGCCGAGCCCTCGGCCGTATTGCCGAACGGCCCCACGTCCACCGCGTCCAGCGTGCCGGCCTCCACGACCTCCCTGGCCACCACCGCGTGGCGGGGCGGCACGTCCAGGTCGAACGGCTCGGTCGTGAATTCCAGCCTCAGTCTCACCAGGGTCACCCTTCGGCGGCTGCGGGACGTGCGGTTCGCCGCCCGCCGCCCCCGCAGCGCCCGGGCGGCGGCGTCGCAGCCGACCCTATGCGACCTCGGCGGGCACCGTCAGGGCGGCCCGCGCCGCGGCCGTCATCGCCGCGATGCCGGTCTCCAGCGTCAGCCGCGGGTGCGGGGCGAACAGCGGCGAGTGGTTCGGCGGCAGCACGGCCAGCCGGGCCGCCGCGTCCGCGCCGGGGCCGCCGGCCGCCGCCCACTGCCGGGGTCCCGCGCCGCCGAGCATCCAGTAGCCGGTGCGGATGCCGGGCACGCCGTGCAGGTCGAGACCCGCGTCGCCGTACAGCGGGAAGTCCTCGGTGGCCATCGACGGCTGCCAGCGGGTGACCCGGTGCGGCCCGAAGGCGGCCTCGTGGGCGCGGCGGACGACCGCGGTCGCCCCGGGGTCCGGCACGGTGGGCCGGGAGCGCGACAGCACCCGGACGTCGGGCTCCGGCGGCGCGGGCAGGGGGGCGGCGGCTGCCTCGGCGCGGACGATACGGCGCACGGCCGCGACCGCCCGCTCCAGGCTCTCGTCGCTGAAGGCACGTACCGTCACTTCGAGCGTCGCCCGGTCGGCGATGACATTGCTGCCGCCCGGGGTGCCCGCCCTTATCGAGCCCACGGTGACCACCAGCGGCTCCCCCGGGCCCGTCTCGCGGGACACGACGGTCTGCAGCCGCATCACCACGGCCGCGGCGGCGATCACCGGGTCCGCGGACAACTGCGGCGCCCCGGCGTGGCCGCCCCTGCCGTGCAGCACCACTTCGAGGGTCGCGCTGCCCGCGAGCAGCGGCCCCTCGGCGTGCGCGACCATGCCCGCGGGCAGCGGCACCACATGCTGGGCCAGCACATGGGACGGCACGGGGAAGCGCCGGTAGAGCCCGTCCGCGAGCATCGCCGCCGCCCCGCTCAGCGTCTCCTCCGCGGGCTGCCCGACGACCACCAGGGTGCCGCGCCAGGCGTCCGCCGTCCCGGCGAGCACGGCGGCGGCGCCGGACAGCGCGGCCAGGTGCGCGTCATGGCCGCAGGCGTGCATCACGGGCACGGGTGTGCCATCGGCTCCCGGCGCGGTGACCGTGCTCGCGTAGGGCAGACCTGTCTCCTCGCGGACCGGGAGCGCGTCGAGTTCGGCGCGGATCATCACCACGGGACCGGGGCCGTTGCGCAGGACGCCGACCACGCCGTGGCCGCCGACACCGCGCTCGACATCGAGGCCCGCGCCGCCGAGGGCGGCGGCGAGACGGGCCGCGGTGCGCTCCTCGGCCCCCGACAGCTCCGGGTCGCGGTGGACGGCGACGTACAGCTCGGCGGCCCGCGCCAGTACGTCACCGGGCACGGGCGCCGGGGCCGGCGGGGGCGGGGGCGGGGCCACGGCGTCAGGGGCGGGTCCTGCCTGCGGGGTCATCGGGGGCTCCTGACGGGTCGGTGGCAGGCGGCGCCGGCAGCGGCGCGCGGCGGGCGGACGCGAGCGCGGGCGCGCGCGTGCCAGCGGAGTGACAGCGGGCGGCAGGGTGATCGGTCAGTGGACGCGCGTAGAAAAGACTCAGCCGGTCCGTTCCGGGCCGCGTCCCCTGCCGAGAAAAGGGAGTCACCATGGCGATCATCAAGCAGGACACGCCGCTCGCGTCGCTGGCCCAGGAGATCCTGGAGCTCGAGTCCGAGACCTTCGAGATCACCGACTACTCGGACGCCAGCGAGGTCATGCTCGGCTCCTCGACGAGCTGCTCCAGCACCAGCACCTGCTCCAGCACCACCAGCACCACCAGCTGCACCGCCTGACGGCTGCTCCGCCGTCCGCCGCTCCGCGGCCCGCTGTGTGCGGGCCGCGGAGCGGTTGCGTTCGGGGCCGCCGCCTGCGGCTTCCGGTCGTGCGGCCGTCGCCGGAAGGGGCACCGGACCCCCGGTCCTCACGGGAAGGGGTGCGGCACCCGGCGCACCTCGGACTCGCGCAGGTCGTCGGGGCGCAGCCCCGCCCGCCGCTGCGCGGTGCGCAGCCGCGGCATGGTCAGCGCCCGCTGCCGCGCCCACCCGAAATCGATCGGCAGCAGGCCCGGCGCGATCGTGCACACCGTCCGCAGCCCCATCCTGCGCTGCTCGGGCGCCGTCTGGTCGACCACGATCACGTCGCAGCCCGCCCGGGCCAATTCCGCGGTGCACCACCGCAGGTCCTCGCGCAGGTCGAGGCCGCGCGGCCGCCGGTCCTCCCACTCGGCGTAGACCTCGGCCGGCGGGCGTACGGCGGTGGGCTCCAGATAGCTGCCGACGTAACGGGTCATCCGCGGCAGGCCGAAGAGCGCCGCGTGGTCCGGCAGCCTCCGTACCAGCCCGAAGTCCTCGGCCATCGCGGCCAGTTCGGCGGGGCGCTCGGTCACCTGGCGTGGCAGGTGCGGCAGATAGGTGAGGATCTCCGACAC is a window of Streptomyces sp. NBC_01477 DNA encoding:
- a CDS encoding 8-oxoguanine deaminase, producing the protein MTETSAEAGAGTTGTGAEPGAGRIVIENCAVATVDAAGTEYGTGHIVVAGNVIESVGAGPAPAGLAGVTRRIDGTGHLATPGLVNTHHHFYQWLTRGLAQDSNLFDWLVELYPVWARIDEDIVHAGAAGSLAMMARGGVTTAMDHHYVFPRGTGDLLGAEIRAAAETGVRFTAARGSMDRGKSDGGLPPDFAVETTEGALLATEAAIDTHHDASFGSMLHIAAAPCSPFSVSTGLLREAAVLARRKGVRLHTHGSETVEEEKFCHELFGMGPTDYFESAGWLGDDVWMAHCVHMNDSDIAAFARTGTGVAHCPSSNARLAAGIARVPDMLAAGVPVGLGVDGTASNESGELHTELRNALLINRLGGGEKALNARQALRLGTYGGAQVLGRAAEIGSLEPGKLADLVLWKLDGLGHASIADPVAALVLGAAAPVTLSLVNGRPVVEQGRLTRVDEDAIARLTRAQARRLARIAGLTG
- the pucL gene encoding factor-independent urate hydroxylase, which translates into the protein MPTMLGQNQYGKAENRVVRVTRDGDTHHIKDLNVSVALSGDMDEVHLSGSNANVLPTDTTKNTVFAFAKEHGIDSAEAFGIHLARHFVTSRQPVHRARIRIEEYAWERIPAGGADRGEHSFVRKGQETRTTEVAFDGERWQVISGLAGLVVLNSTDSEFWGFAKDGYTTLKETHDRILATEVNARWRFGWTGGEQDVPDWEESYAAVRGDLLGAFAETYSLSLQQTLFAMGSRVIDNSTGTAAIDEVRLSLPNKHHFLADLAPFGLKNDNEVYLAADRPYGLIEGTVLRDGAEAGIPVTD
- the uraH gene encoding hydroxyisourate hydrolase; its protein translation is MTSVSTHVLDTSAGRPAGGVAVTLSVRTGPDAPWEPHGTSATDPDGRCKDLPALPEAATHVRLRFEVAPYLARHAHPAEAQQDAPRTDHGPRDSGAFFPEVAVVFAVVPGEHFHVPLLLNPFGYSVYRGS
- the uraD gene encoding 2-oxo-4-hydroxy-4-carboxy-5-ureidoimidazoline decarboxylase, whose translation is MTSSASPGLARLNAATAPAAAALLHEVCASVAWGAAVAARRPYDRLDGLLAASDTAMAALTAADLREAMAGHPPIGRPTPGDPASAREQSGVEASERAELLALNLAYQEAHGHVFLICATGATGARIRAALEARLGNDEGTEREIVRAELGKINRIRLGRLAATAQEDPS
- a CDS encoding helix-turn-helix domain-containing protein; translated protein: MSAADGPAHPFAEAVKPLVDAMGGELVAPAQARGDDVVLSWEGAPVVAVRLPHLADSLDHLLADLRRRHGPLPELGRKEKQQVVRILEERGAFSVRHGVEIVASALGVSRFTVYNYLNRENAARDSQ
- a CDS encoding amidohydrolase; this translates as MTPQAGPAPDAVAPPPPPPAPAPVPGDVLARAAELYVAVHRDPELSGAEERTAARLAAALGGAGLDVERGVGGHGVVGVLRNGPGPVVMIRAELDALPVREETGLPYASTVTAPGADGTPVPVMHACGHDAHLAALSGAAAVLAGTADAWRGTLVVVGQPAEETLSGAAAMLADGLYRRFPVPSHVLAQHVVPLPAGMVAHAEGPLLAGSATLEVVLHGRGGHAGAPQLSADPVIAAAAVVMRLQTVVSRETGPGEPLVVTVGSIRAGTPGGSNVIADRATLEVTVRAFSDESLERAVAAVRRIVRAEAAAAPLPAPPEPDVRVLSRSRPTVPDPGATAVVRRAHEAAFGPHRVTRWQPSMATEDFPLYGDAGLDLHGVPGIRTGYWMLGGAGPRQWAAAGGPGADAAARLAVLPPNHSPLFAPHPRLTLETGIAAMTAAARAALTVPAEVA
- a CDS encoding thiazolylpeptide-type bacteriocin; this translates as MAIIKQDTPLASLAQEILELESETFEITDYSDASEVMLGSSTSCSSTSTCSSTTSTTSCTA